A genomic region of Kribbella sp. NBC_00382 contains the following coding sequences:
- a CDS encoding CoA transferase, which produces MSDVTGRVRAALANPIRSAADDHFDIHAALGEVLAEVGLTAADCGGRVEFVGADPVVPSAVRLGAAPAVGLVAKSVGLAALWRHRGGVGQDISMDLRKAPHRLCPFYDKKWELVNGLPPTNTADPGSPLSLTFYRAGDGRWVMPLNIYPKLKSKTLKLLRTYDDATAIAAAIAKWKAADLEEAGADAGIVMPMVRSTEEFLETKQYQDVLADLPLIEIEKIGDSPPEPLPAGALQPLDGIRALGLGHVIAGAGIGRALAQHGADALNLWRPTEWENPVVYLTANVGVRSATVDYARNPAAMATVRDLLRGADVFYANRRPGQVSSLGLSPQQAAAIRPGIIHTTVSLHGEEGPWSTRVGFDQTAGCVTGMMTLEGSADQPVLPHIGVVNDYLVPWLATAGICSALIRRATEGGSYRVHISLTRIALWIISMGVFDKNFARSIAGTGVDHAYLDPDTFTAETPLGLYQGVTDQVRMSATPGDFRTILVPRGSGRPEWLPTGL; this is translated from the coding sequence GTGAGCGACGTCACTGGCCGGGTGCGCGCGGCGCTGGCCAATCCGATTCGCTCTGCGGCGGACGACCACTTCGACATTCATGCGGCGCTGGGGGAAGTACTGGCTGAGGTTGGGTTGACGGCTGCCGACTGTGGGGGGCGGGTTGAGTTTGTGGGGGCTGATCCGGTTGTGCCTAGTGCTGTAAGGCTGGGAGCGGCGCCGGCTGTTGGGTTGGTGGCTAAGTCGGTCGGGTTGGCTGCGTTGTGGCGGCATCGGGGTGGGGTGGGGCAGGACATCAGCATGGATCTGCGGAAGGCGCCGCATCGGCTGTGTCCGTTCTACGACAAGAAGTGGGAGTTGGTTAACGGGCTGCCACCAACGAATACCGCCGATCCGGGGAGTCCGTTGTCGCTGACCTTCTACCGGGCCGGCGACGGGCGGTGGGTGATGCCGCTCAACATCTATCCGAAGCTCAAGTCGAAGACGCTGAAGCTGTTGCGGACGTACGACGATGCGACGGCGATCGCCGCAGCTATCGCAAAGTGGAAGGCTGCCGATCTGGAGGAAGCCGGCGCCGACGCGGGCATCGTGATGCCGATGGTCCGTAGTACCGAGGAGTTCCTGGAGACCAAGCAGTATCAGGATGTCCTCGCCGACCTGCCGTTGATCGAGATCGAGAAGATCGGCGACTCTCCTCCCGAGCCGTTGCCTGCAGGCGCTCTCCAGCCGCTGGACGGCATCCGCGCACTCGGCCTCGGCCACGTCATCGCAGGCGCCGGAATCGGCCGCGCGCTGGCCCAGCACGGTGCCGACGCATTGAACCTTTGGCGCCCAACCGAGTGGGAGAATCCGGTCGTCTACCTGACCGCGAACGTCGGCGTACGGTCGGCCACCGTCGACTACGCCCGCAACCCAGCCGCGATGGCGACGGTCCGCGACCTGCTCCGGGGTGCCGACGTCTTCTACGCCAACCGGCGGCCAGGCCAGGTGTCCTCGCTCGGCCTGTCGCCGCAGCAGGCAGCCGCGATCCGGCCCGGCATCATCCACACCACGGTTTCGCTCCACGGCGAGGAAGGGCCGTGGTCGACGCGGGTCGGATTCGACCAGACCGCCGGCTGCGTCACCGGGATGATGACCCTGGAAGGCTCGGCCGACCAGCCGGTACTTCCGCACATCGGCGTCGTCAACGACTACCTGGTCCCATGGCTGGCGACCGCCGGGATATGCTCGGCCCTGATCCGCCGGGCGACCGAGGGCGGTTCGTACCGGGTGCACATCTCGCTGACCCGGATCGCGCTGTGGATCATCAGCATGGGCGTCTTCGACAAGAACTTCGCCCGCAGCATCGCCGGCACCGGCGTCGACCACGCCTACCTCGACCCGGACACCTTCACCGCCGAAACGCCGCTCGGCCTCTACCAGGGCGTCACCGACCAGGTGCGGATGTCCGCGACCCCTGGCGACTTCCGTACGATCCTCGTCCCCCGCGGCTCCGGCCGCCCCGAATGGCTCCCGACAGGACTGTGA
- a CDS encoding aldehyde dehydrogenase family protein, with amino-acid sequence MTDIPKLVTDLRATFDSRVTRPVEWRRAQLTALKTMLLEQDKDFVDALYADLGKPAEEARGTELQFVINEIDHTLEHLDAWLAPEPAPLPEKLQPGKAEVIREPLGVALVIGPWNYPLHLALAPLVGIFAAGNVAVVKPSELSPTVSAAIARHLPAYLDSSAVGVVEGGIPETTALLEQRFDHIFYTGNGAVGVIVMTAAAKHLTPVALELGGKSPVIVDTDVDPVLVAGRLVRAKYLNAGQTCVAPDYVLAIGDSAPLEAALTDEVRRKFGDDPSTSKDYGRIVNERHFDRLSGLLASGKVVVGGETDKAAKYIAPTVLTDVSPDSPVMGQEIFGPILPILTVASLDEALAFIRDRDKPLALYAFTESDETKQRILAETSSGAVGFGHPVVHLTATDLPFGGVGESGMGRYHGKYSIDTFSHLKAVLDRPLD; translated from the coding sequence ATGACCGATATTCCAAAGCTCGTCACCGACCTCCGGGCCACCTTCGACTCCCGCGTGACCCGTCCGGTCGAGTGGCGCCGGGCGCAGCTCACGGCGCTGAAGACCATGCTCCTCGAGCAGGACAAAGACTTCGTCGACGCTCTGTACGCCGACCTCGGCAAGCCCGCCGAAGAGGCGCGCGGCACCGAACTGCAGTTCGTCATCAACGAGATCGACCACACGCTGGAGCACCTCGACGCCTGGCTCGCGCCGGAGCCGGCACCGCTCCCGGAGAAGCTGCAGCCTGGCAAAGCAGAGGTGATCCGTGAGCCGCTCGGCGTCGCGCTGGTGATCGGGCCGTGGAACTACCCGCTGCACCTCGCGCTCGCCCCACTGGTCGGGATCTTTGCCGCAGGCAACGTTGCGGTGGTGAAGCCGAGCGAGCTGTCGCCGACCGTGTCCGCGGCGATCGCGCGGCACCTACCGGCGTACCTGGATTCGTCTGCAGTGGGAGTCGTCGAAGGTGGCATCCCGGAGACCACCGCCCTTCTGGAGCAGCGTTTCGACCACATCTTCTACACCGGCAATGGTGCTGTCGGCGTGATCGTGATGACCGCCGCCGCGAAGCATCTGACCCCGGTCGCACTGGAGCTCGGCGGCAAGAGCCCGGTGATCGTCGATACCGACGTCGATCCCGTTCTGGTCGCAGGACGGCTGGTCCGGGCCAAGTACCTGAACGCCGGCCAGACCTGCGTCGCTCCCGACTACGTGCTGGCGATCGGCGACTCGGCTCCGCTCGAGGCGGCGCTGACCGATGAGGTACGCCGGAAGTTCGGTGACGACCCGTCGACGAGTAAGGACTACGGCCGGATCGTCAACGAGCGTCATTTCGACCGGCTCTCCGGATTGCTTGCCAGCGGCAAGGTTGTGGTCGGCGGCGAGACGGACAAGGCCGCGAAGTACATCGCCCCGACCGTGCTGACCGACGTTTCTCCGGACTCGCCGGTGATGGGCCAGGAGATCTTCGGCCCGATCCTGCCGATCCTGACCGTCGCGTCGCTGGACGAGGCGCTCGCCTTCATCCGCGACCGGGACAAGCCGCTCGCGCTCTACGCGTTCACCGAGTCCGACGAGACCAAGCAGCGCATCCTCGCCGAGACCTCCTCGGGCGCGGTCGGGTTCGGTCACCCGGTGGTCCACCTGACCGCGACCGACCTCCCGTTCGGCGGCGTCGGCGAGAGCGGCATGGGCCGGTACCACGGCAAGTACTCGATCGACACCTTCAGCCACCTGAAGGCCGTCCTCGACCGCCCGCTCGACTGA
- a CDS encoding NADH:ubiquinone reductase (Na(+)-transporting) subunit F, with translation MGDKHVVRFEPVGIEIEVDEEQTILRAAAEQGVMLMHGCKEGQCSSCKSFVLDGDDIELDRYSTFALPDYELDEGFTLLCRAHAYEDLTIELLNYDADMIRSGLPIQEAIAVVVANNAVTHDMRHLVLRLLEPGELKYFPGQYVDITVPGTEATRSFSMANTSSRDGGQLEFVIKIYPGGLFSSYLDERVSVGDQLELTGPFGVFTLRDNPGAPLVFLGGGAGMAPILSLLRSMAERAIDRPTTFYYGARGKRDLCFDEELRSLAATLPNFRYLPALSEPAADDDWDGEVGLITDVVARYEKGLAGADAYVCGPPPMVEAALPLLERLGVAQKRIFYDKFTTTGDAGDPEALEAEAR, from the coding sequence ATGGGCGACAAGCACGTCGTACGGTTCGAGCCGGTCGGCATCGAGATCGAGGTCGACGAGGAGCAGACGATCCTGCGGGCCGCGGCCGAGCAGGGCGTGATGCTGATGCACGGCTGCAAGGAGGGCCAGTGTTCCTCCTGCAAGTCGTTCGTCCTCGACGGTGACGACATCGAGCTCGACCGGTACTCGACGTTCGCGTTGCCGGACTACGAGCTGGACGAGGGCTTCACGCTGCTGTGCCGGGCGCATGCCTACGAGGACCTGACGATCGAGCTGCTCAACTACGACGCGGACATGATCCGGTCCGGCCTGCCGATCCAGGAGGCGATCGCCGTGGTGGTCGCCAACAACGCGGTCACCCACGACATGCGGCACCTGGTACTCCGCCTGCTGGAGCCCGGCGAACTCAAGTACTTCCCCGGCCAGTACGTCGACATCACCGTGCCGGGAACCGAAGCCACCCGGTCGTTCTCGATGGCGAACACCTCGAGCCGCGACGGTGGACAGCTCGAGTTCGTGATCAAGATCTACCCGGGCGGACTGTTCTCGTCGTACCTCGACGAGCGGGTCTCGGTCGGCGACCAACTGGAGCTGACCGGGCCGTTCGGGGTCTTCACCCTGCGCGACAACCCCGGCGCCCCACTGGTGTTCCTCGGCGGCGGGGCGGGGATGGCCCCGATCCTGTCGCTGCTGCGGTCGATGGCCGAGCGGGCGATCGACCGGCCGACCACCTTCTACTACGGCGCGCGGGGCAAGCGCGACCTGTGCTTCGACGAGGAGCTGCGGTCCCTGGCAGCCACCTTGCCGAACTTCCGCTACCTGCCGGCGTTGTCCGAGCCGGCCGCCGACGACGACTGGGACGGCGAGGTCGGGCTCATCACCGATGTCGTCGCCCGCTACGAGAAAGGCCTCGCCGGCGCCGACGCCTATGTCTGCGGCCCGCCGCCGATGGTCGAGGCCGCGCTCCCCCTGCTGGAACGGCTGGGGGTCGCGCAGAAGCGCATCTTCTACGACAAGTTCACCACCACCGGCGACGCCGGTGATCCCGAGGCGCTGGAGGCAGAAGCCAGATGA
- a CDS encoding sigma-54-dependent Fis family transcriptional regulator, which produces MDELETVSGDSGRTAHARVSFLTFDAFPVGDVRRPVLASWVRSRRRNLPADRIDLPYISDPDLDQPLTRSADPVLMRLHEHLDGQPISVILTERDGLVLRRLTSHTQLSRHLDRVHLAPGFSYSEQFAGTNGIGTALERGGPMHVFGHEHYAEDLEDLACAGVPIKHPISGKTIGAIDLTCWRKDAGSLLIALAKTTADQIRAALMRDCSARQQELVEQYLQAGRRNADMVLAFDGDLLVMNTNARRNLDNSDQAAILAHGSEMLADGRTAVAVELPSGSRVRITCRPVPEGVRTNAAVLQISPRTPGLGVMVVNTNRPPPRPELPGMVGRSGPWLACCRDVDNAYRAGQWIVLSGEAGTGKAALARAAHQQNNPAGAIDVLDAAVPVSDFAADVEAELADDTVQALVIRHTERLAPKQLDDLIGAFYNARERRRSDPPWVALTLTTAGITEPDLGELLPLFPLTVTVPPLRHHADDIRELVPYFLSQLSRDLRCSPEALHQLLRSAWPGNTTALRGVLKQIVQHRRRTGVVVLGDLPADLQAISRRNLSQLEALERDAIIRSLLDSNGNRREAARALGMSRATIYRKIHDYGIR; this is translated from the coding sequence GTGGACGAACTCGAGACCGTGTCAGGGGACAGCGGCCGGACCGCCCATGCCCGGGTGAGTTTCCTGACCTTCGACGCCTTCCCGGTCGGCGATGTCCGCCGCCCGGTGCTGGCGTCCTGGGTGCGCTCGCGCCGCCGCAACCTGCCGGCTGACCGGATCGACCTGCCGTACATCTCGGATCCGGACCTCGACCAGCCGCTGACGCGGAGCGCGGACCCGGTGCTGATGCGGCTGCACGAACACCTGGACGGGCAGCCGATCAGCGTCATCCTCACCGAACGGGACGGCCTGGTACTCCGCCGGCTCACGTCCCACACCCAGTTGAGCCGACATCTCGATCGCGTCCACCTCGCGCCGGGCTTCAGCTACTCCGAGCAGTTCGCCGGCACGAACGGCATCGGCACGGCGCTCGAGCGCGGGGGCCCGATGCATGTGTTCGGGCACGAGCACTACGCGGAGGATCTGGAGGACCTGGCCTGCGCCGGCGTACCGATCAAGCACCCGATCAGCGGCAAGACGATCGGGGCCATCGACCTCACCTGCTGGCGCAAGGACGCCGGGTCGTTGCTGATCGCGCTGGCCAAGACGACCGCGGACCAGATCCGGGCCGCACTGATGCGGGACTGCTCGGCCCGCCAGCAGGAGCTCGTCGAGCAGTACCTGCAGGCCGGGCGCCGGAATGCGGACATGGTGCTCGCCTTCGACGGCGATCTCCTGGTGATGAACACGAACGCCCGCCGGAACCTCGACAACAGCGACCAGGCGGCGATCCTCGCGCACGGCTCCGAGATGCTGGCCGACGGCCGGACCGCCGTGGCGGTGGAGCTGCCCAGCGGCAGCCGGGTCCGGATCACCTGCCGTCCGGTGCCCGAAGGCGTCCGGACCAACGCGGCGGTACTTCAGATCAGCCCGCGAACGCCCGGCCTCGGCGTGATGGTGGTCAATACGAACCGGCCGCCACCACGCCCCGAGCTTCCCGGCATGGTCGGCAGAAGCGGTCCATGGCTTGCGTGCTGCCGGGATGTCGACAACGCCTATCGCGCCGGGCAATGGATCGTGCTCAGCGGCGAGGCGGGCACCGGCAAGGCAGCACTCGCCCGGGCCGCTCACCAGCAGAACAACCCGGCCGGCGCGATCGACGTGCTGGACGCGGCCGTACCGGTGAGCGACTTTGCAGCGGACGTCGAGGCAGAGCTGGCCGACGATACCGTTCAGGCGCTGGTGATTCGGCACACCGAGCGGCTCGCGCCGAAGCAGCTGGACGACCTGATCGGCGCGTTCTACAACGCGCGGGAACGCCGGCGATCAGATCCACCGTGGGTCGCGCTGACGCTGACCACCGCGGGCATCACCGAGCCCGACCTGGGCGAGTTGCTGCCACTGTTCCCACTCACCGTCACCGTGCCGCCGCTGCGTCACCATGCCGACGACATTCGCGAACTGGTCCCGTACTTCCTGAGCCAGCTGAGCCGCGATCTCCGGTGCTCGCCGGAGGCCCTGCACCAGCTCCTTCGCTCCGCGTGGCCGGGCAACACGACGGCGCTCCGTGGGGTCTTGAAGCAGATCGTCCAGCACCGCCGGCGTACCGGCGTCGTCGTGCTCGGCGACCTTCCGGCCGACCTGCAGGCGATCAGCCGGCGCAACCTGAGCCAGCTCGAGGCGCTCGAGCGCGACGCCATCATCCGCAGCCTGCTCGACAGCAACGGCAACCGTCGCGAGGCGGCGCGCGCCCTCGGGATGTCCCGGGCGACCATCTACCGGAAGATCCACGACTACGGGATCCGCTAG